From the genome of Motacilla alba alba isolate MOTALB_02 chromosome 13, Motacilla_alba_V1.0_pri, whole genome shotgun sequence, one region includes:
- the LOC119706682 gene encoding basic proline-rich protein-like — translation MAAAPGGRVGLRRPRSATAGLQAPGRGPATPARLGTAGAGVARPAERCRRAAAHLRVPRAARRLPPERADGETRRPGPARPRRRSAASLLLPPPHARARRRRRHPAGARARPARPRSRGSAAAANQRARARAGLAPPLPPPPPARAPPPRLPPPNTSGGGGGEGALSAAPPRRAPARPGLPRSPHPPTRTAASGPPPAPPSQAAAGGTGRHGTGRPRSVSPADPPPPHPHAGQAAGLRTAAERAPTKWSRPGPAPRRGTRAAPAPVHRSAPLPAPVPAGGQRSGWRGSPPAPAGLGLPPAIVRRAPRAGPAPPPRSPRRPPAHRRAGPSPSAGLPCRAVRALPSLAEPRPPGSGAGCPRPGCPRRAPPLPDSRAPTRPPAAERRAPAPRPPVPPGRAATAAPRKRPAAGGGSVATSDAGRGLRRQPHGSGRRAAPPPHRHGWAGHGTSRRDTGVQGLYCWGSDARAALRTPRHVPIPPSQWGPAVIHLQPCGYWRREEQGSRGGTPSDALAICRVTSARATASACRKGPAPALLFRQRNREMASRPLPPAPARMCGAAGSVAGAAASGLCLRAAARGAGGCGRPTAGFALSPPPRHRAHPQPSPAPGARRGSAAGQAGSHGTARHCGLPLQAPVPAHRSHGAPTGTARCPPRPAGMRISGSRHGRAPPPRGCRRDRGPAPGAPARSPRER, via the exons ATGGCAGCCGCACCCGGGGGCCGCGTTGGGctccgccggccccgctccgccacCGCCGGATTACAGGCCCCAGGCCGCGGCCCGGCCAccccggctcggctcggcacgGCCGGCGCCGGGGTCGCTCGCCCTGCTGAGCGCTGCCGCAGGGCCGCGGCTCACCTGCGGGTGCCGCGGGCGGCTCGGCGCCTGCCCCCGGAGCGGGCGGATGGGGAGACGCGCCGACCCGGCCCGGCCaggccccgccgccgctccgccgcctccctcctcctccctcccccgcATGCGCGCGCCCgacgccgccgccgccatcccGCGGGGGcgcgcgcccgccccgcgcgcccCCGCTCCCGGGGTTCGGCGGCCGCGGCCAATCAGCGCGCGCGCGCCCGCGCGGGCCTGGCCCCCCCCcttccaccccccccccccgcacGAGCACCCCCCCCTCGACTGCCCCCCCCAAACACCTCGGGagggggaggtggggagggggcgCTCAGTGCTGCCCCCCCCCGGcgcgccccggcccggcccggcctgccccgctccccgcaTCCCCCCACCCGCACCGCGGCCTCGGGGCCGCCGCCCGCACCTCCATCGCAGGCGGCGGCAGGGGGCACCGGGCGGCATGGGACGGGGCGGCCCCGCAGTGTCTCCCCCGCcgatcccccccccccccacccccacgCCGGGCAGGCCGCGGGCCTGCGAAcggcggcggagcgggcgcCAACAAAATGGAGTCGGCCAGGCCCTGCGCCCCGGCGGGGCACCCGGGCGGCGCCGGCCCCCGTGCACCGCTCGGCACCGCTCCCGGCCCCGGTGCCCGCGGGCGGTCAGCGGAGCGGGTGGCGCGGGTCGCCGCCCGCCCCCGCTGGGCTCGGGTTACCCCCTGCCATTGtccgccgcgccccgcgggCCGGCCCGGcgcccccgccgcgctccccccGCCGCCCTCCCGCGCACCGGCGGGCCGGGCCGTCGCCCTCCGCGGGGCTGCCGTGCAGAGCCGTGCGAGCCTTGCCGAGCCTCGCCGAGCCTCGCCCGCCGGGGAGCGGCGCCGGGTGCCCGCGGCCTGGCTGTCCTCGCCGGGCTCCGCCGCTCCCGGACAGCCGCGCTCCCACCCGCCCTCCCGCCGCCGAGCGGCGCGcaccggccccgcgcccgcccgtTCCGCCGGGACGGGCTGCCACCGCCGCCCCCCGCAAGCGAcccgcggcgggcggcggctccgTCGCTACCTCCGATGCGGGCCGGGGTCTCCGCCGCCAGCCGCACGGGTCCgggcgccgcgccgcgccgccgccgcaccGGCACGGCTGGGCAG GGCACGGCACATCCCGCCGGGACACTGGTGTGCAGGGGCTGTACTGTTGGGGCAGCGATGCCCGGGCAGCTCTGCGCACCCCGAGGCATGTCCCCATCCCGCCGTCCCAGTGGGGCCCCGCGGTGATCCACCTGCAGCCGTGCGGGTACTGGcgcagggaggagcagggcagccgTGGCGGGACGCCCTCAGACGCACTTGCCATCTGCCGTGTCACCTCTGCCCGTGCCACGGCCAGCGCCTGCAGGAAGGGCCCTGCTCCGGCCCTTCTCTTCCGGCAGAGGAACAGGGAAATGGCATCCCGGCCGCTGCCTCCCGCTCCCGCCCGGATGTGCGGCGCGGCGGGCAGCGTGGCCGGCGCTGCCGCCTCCGGGCTTTGTCTGCGGGCTGCAGCGAGGGGCGCGGGCGGCTGCGGCCGCCCCACCGCGGGGTTCGCCCTCAGCCCCCCGCCCCGCCATCGTgctcacccccagcccagccccgctcccggtgCACGCCGGGGCTCTGCGGCCGGTCAGGCCGGGAGCCACGGAACCGCCCGGCACTGCGGGCTCCCTCTGCAGGCCCCGGTGCCCGCGCACAGATCGCACGGTGCCCCCACGGGAACGGCCCGGTGCCCCCCGCGCCCGGCGGGAATGCGCATCTCCGGCTCCCGCCATGGCCGCGCTCCACCGCCGCGGGGATGCCGGAGGGACCGCGGCCCCGCACCGGGGGCTCCCGCGCGCTCCCCCCGGGAGAGATGA